Proteins encoded in a region of the Aliivibrio fischeri ATCC 7744 = JCM 18803 = DSM 507 genome:
- a CDS encoding CpaF family protein — MDQNKSIYIEIRAQIFDVLDAETVNSLSKEQLHNQLSNAIDLLIERHEWPVSTIVRAEYVTSLVNELQGLGPLQVLMEDESISDIMINGHDKIFIERGGLVEVAPVSFIDEEQLLHIAKRVASQVGRRVDDSSPTCDARLADGSRVNIVIPPIAIDGTSMSIRKFKKDSIGLEKLTEFGALSPEMAQLLMIASRCRLNILISGGTGSGKTTMLNALSQYISEKERIVTIEDAAELKLLQPHVVRLETRNSGIEGNGAITQQDLVINALRMRPDRIIVGECRGGEAFQMLQAMNTGHDGSMSTLHANTPRDAMARVEAMVMMASNNLPLEAIRRTIVSAVDIVIQISRLHDGSRKVMSITEVIGLEGNNVVLEELYKFESTGQNTPEGKIIGNYSTTGLMQRSVLVEKARFFGLEQQLKAVFNKFDEAI; from the coding sequence ATGGACCAAAATAAATCAATTTATATCGAAATTCGAGCTCAAATTTTTGATGTATTAGATGCAGAAACGGTTAATTCATTAAGTAAAGAGCAGCTACATAATCAATTAAGTAATGCGATAGATCTGTTAATTGAACGCCATGAATGGCCAGTAAGTACAATTGTACGAGCTGAATACGTAACAAGTCTAGTAAATGAATTGCAAGGTCTTGGACCTCTTCAGGTATTAATGGAAGATGAATCTATTAGTGACATTATGATTAATGGACACGATAAGATTTTTATCGAACGAGGAGGTTTAGTTGAAGTCGCACCGGTCAGCTTCATTGATGAAGAACAATTACTGCATATTGCTAAGCGTGTTGCTTCTCAAGTTGGACGACGTGTTGATGATTCATCGCCAACTTGTGATGCGCGTTTAGCTGATGGTAGTCGTGTAAATATTGTTATCCCACCAATTGCGATTGATGGAACTTCTATGTCTATACGTAAATTTAAAAAAGACAGTATAGGATTAGAGAAATTAACTGAATTTGGTGCGTTGAGTCCAGAAATGGCGCAGTTATTAATGATCGCATCACGTTGTCGTTTGAATATTTTAATATCGGGTGGTACGGGTTCTGGTAAGACGACAATGCTTAATGCGTTATCGCAATATATTTCAGAAAAAGAGCGTATCGTAACAATAGAAGATGCAGCTGAACTGAAATTACTTCAACCGCATGTAGTGAGATTAGAAACTCGAAATTCAGGTATTGAAGGTAATGGTGCAATTACTCAGCAAGACCTTGTTATTAATGCCTTACGTATGCGTCCTGACCGAATAATTGTTGGTGAGTGTCGTGGTGGCGAAGCTTTTCAAATGCTTCAAGCAATGAATACCGGTCATGATGGTTCAATGTCAACGCTCCATGCGAATACACCGCGTGATGCAATGGCTCGTGTAGAGGCAATGGTGATGATGGCAAGTAACAATTTACCATTAGAAGCCATTCGTCGAACCATCGTGAGCGCCGTTGATATCGTAATTCAAATCAGCCGATTACATGATGGAAGCCGTAAAGTAATGAGCATTACAGAAGTTATCGGTCTTGAAGGTAATAACGTTGTATTAGAAGAACTCTATAAATTTGAATCAACAGGTCAGAATACTCCTGAAGGTAAAATTATAGGTAATTACTCTACAACTGGTTTAATGCAACGATCTGTGCTGGTTGAAAAAGCTCGATTCTTTGGGTTAGAGCAACAATTGAAAGCAGTATTTAATAAATTTGATGAGGCGATATGA
- a CDS encoding type II secretion system F family protein has protein sequence MNSQTILFIELVSIFTGISLFLWLLVQVLLQRKLLGKYLAKHKEFNKDDNVFDKVERFLPSVASNDADSIERKFYSAGLYESKYAHLYMPVKYLSAAIGSGIIYLLLGNDSSMTTQVALMCIWLVVCISIPDAILSSRKKALEEKLSGQLPYLLDLLAMCVHTGMTIESSLSYLAKEMQGFDKDLAHMIARTNDRANIVGLEPALDELYVRVPTNEMRSFVMTLKQSLHYGSSIYEILNTLAADIRSVRLLSLEEKVGKLAAKMSVPLILFIMIPVVILIAAPGVMRMMTGVY, from the coding sequence ATGAATTCACAAACAATATTATTTATTGAGTTAGTTTCAATATTTACCGGTATCTCTTTATTTTTATGGCTGTTAGTCCAAGTATTATTACAGCGTAAATTATTAGGTAAATATTTAGCAAAGCATAAAGAATTTAATAAAGATGATAATGTATTTGATAAAGTAGAGCGATTTTTACCTAGTGTTGCTTCGAATGATGCGGACAGTATTGAACGGAAGTTCTATTCTGCGGGGTTATATGAATCAAAATACGCTCATTTATATATGCCAGTTAAATATTTATCTGCAGCTATTGGCTCGGGGATAATTTATTTATTACTAGGTAACGATTCCTCAATGACAACACAAGTTGCATTAATGTGTATTTGGTTAGTTGTGTGTATTTCTATTCCTGATGCCATATTAAGTTCAAGAAAAAAAGCATTGGAAGAAAAACTGTCTGGCCAATTACCGTATTTATTAGATTTGCTAGCAATGTGTGTACATACCGGAATGACGATCGAATCATCATTAAGCTACCTTGCTAAAGAAATGCAAGGGTTTGATAAAGACTTAGCTCATATGATTGCAAGAACGAATGATAGAGCCAATATTGTTGGGTTAGAGCCAGCTCTAGATGAACTTTATGTACGGGTGCCGACTAACGAAATGCGAAGTTTTGTTATGACGTTAAAACAAAGCTTACATTATGGTAGTTCGATATATGAAATATTAAATACATTAGCTGCTGATATTCGTAGTGTTCGCTTACTTTCATTAGAAGAAAAAGTGGGGAAACTCGCGGCTAAAATGTCGGTACCACTTATTTTATTTATCATGATCCCCGTCGTGATATTAATTGCTGCTCCAGGAGTAATGAGGATGATGACAGGTGTATATTAA
- a CDS encoding type II secretion system F family protein, with amino-acid sequence MIYFIALAIGILLIFYLLMPQSKKHHEYLKGSNFSSSDLSNDEDKQAVKLESLSDETLKQALLRFFNNTYQQIDSLANIKIPVYCAFLIVLGIYINKSFLQANPIIIVTITEIIGLIFGVVWLRKREKNRFEESFPDALNMMSSAVSAGEGIMQAVVFVGRSLDGKVGKEFKRMGEQLQLGESPDTVFRKSCERFPYPSFQFFIITLRTSMQRGGQLKEVMKRLNRLMFGARAIEKKKLALTSEARASAKIVAAIPFIFLFMLQYLSPENYEFVMFNPAGRPILYYVLISESIGILIIWLLMRGVRA; translated from the coding sequence ATGATTTATTTTATTGCATTAGCTATTGGTATTTTGCTTATTTTTTATTTGTTAATGCCTCAGAGCAAAAAACATCATGAATATTTAAAAGGTAGTAATTTTTCAAGTTCTGATTTATCAAATGACGAAGATAAGCAGGCAGTAAAATTAGAATCATTGTCTGATGAAACATTAAAACAAGCATTGCTTCGTTTTTTTAATAATACTTATCAACAAATTGATTCTCTAGCGAACATTAAAATACCAGTTTATTGTGCATTTTTAATTGTTCTTGGGATATATATAAATAAAAGTTTTCTTCAGGCTAATCCAATAATTATTGTTACAATTACAGAGATTATCGGTTTGATTTTTGGTGTTGTATGGCTAAGAAAACGAGAAAAAAATCGATTTGAAGAATCATTTCCTGATGCATTAAATATGATGTCCAGTGCGGTGAGTGCTGGTGAAGGCATTATGCAGGCCGTGGTGTTTGTTGGTCGCTCGTTAGATGGAAAGGTTGGGAAAGAATTCAAAAGAATGGGGGAGCAGCTACAACTGGGAGAGTCTCCAGATACTGTTTTTCGAAAGTCTTGTGAACGATTCCCATATCCATCATTTCAATTTTTTATTATTACCTTGCGAACCAGTATGCAACGTGGCGGACAGTTAAAAGAGGTGATGAAACGCTTAAATAGATTGATGTTCGGTGCAAGAGCTATTGAAAAGAAAAAACTAGCGCTAACTTCTGAGGCTAGAGCATCAGCAAAAATAGTCGCAGCAATTCCGTTTATTTTCTTGTTTATGTTGCAATACCTCAGTCCAGAAAACTATGAATTTGTGATGTTTAATCCTGCGGGAAGACCAATATTGTATTATGTGTTAATCAGTGAAAGTATTGGAATACTCATTATATGGTTATTAATGAGAGGAGTTCGCGCATAA